The DNA region TATGacgttttttctgtgttgtacAGTAATGCTACTAAATTCATGTTAATGATTGACCTGCCAAAGCTGCCTGATAAATCTCCTTGGTAAGGAGAACCTCTTCAGTGAGAGAAAATACTTGCTACTTTAGTATAAAAGAATTCTTGAAACCCTGATGCTGTATGAAGAAACTGAAACACCTCATGTTCCAGGTCAGGAGAGATCTTTGTACCTTTAGATGGCTGACATCTAGAACAATACTTCTGGAATCTGAAATTCTCTGACAAGTACTTAAAGAGAAAAGGCTTGGAAGGCTTTGACTTTAACATGGGAGATGTGATATAATAATTAGCCTTTCTAAAGACAGGCGTTTtatatagaatagaataatGAAGTTAGGAGGGACCCATGAAGGTGCTtcagtccaactgcctgactgCTTCAAGGCTAGCCAGAAGTTAAGGCATATTagtgagagcattgtccaaatatCTCTTGAACGTGCATGCATGGGGCATCATCCACCTAAGAAGTCTGTTAcaatgtttgaccaccctcatggtgAATAATTTTTTCCATAGTAGCCAGTCCAAAGCTCCCCAAGTGCAGCTTTGTGTTGTTCTCACACGCCCTGTCCTCAGGGAGCAGAGAGCCAcgcctgcctctctgctttccctcctcaggaagctgcagagagcatCCAGGTCActtctcagcctccttttctctggaCTGGATAAAAGAAGTGATTCTAGagtgttttaaaacacataaGTAGTCATTACACAAGTAAAGGGTTACTTGTATAACAAAGGTAATGAGTTACTTGGTACAGGCAACCATAAAGATTTACAGTATCGTCAACGTTGCTTCCTTTTATGCCATCCAGTTGGCTGAGTAATATGGGAGTGCGTTGAGTACAAGGGAGTTAAGTTGCAGTTTGCAGGGACTGCTGTAAATCTAGTATTTGCAGTCCCTCAGATGTGGTTTTTGTATCAATAATAACTTCGGTACAATTATTTGTCCTGTAATTTCTCTGGacagattttaaaggaaatgtccATCATACAGAGAGAGCAGGGAGGCACCTGCTGCATTCTCAGGGTGGGAATAGGATGGTGTGCAAGACCTCTGCTCTCAGCATGCAGCTACAGCCTCTTGTCTGCTTTATATCAGGTATTTTTTTGGTGATACTGCTTATACTATGGAGGAGAGGCCTAGGAGAAGGAATACCTTTATGCGAAACTCGATCTTGGTTGAGCCGTGTGCTTGTGAAAAGGTGTGTCACTTATGTTGAAGAGTTAGTGAATAAGCCGTATACTAGGTAAGTGATGATTTAAGAACATAAAGAACAGAGGTTGACAAGTCAAGTGTCTTTCAAGTGCTGATGTTCAAGGTAGGGAGTCCTTAAATCTTTCAACAGATTGCAGTCGGCCAATTTGTCTGTCATTCATGTCATTGCAACCAAATGTGAAAGTGAAATGCATGTGGAACTGACTGAGGCTGCCTCTAGATATGGCTTAACCAAATGACAGATAAAAAAATCTTACTCTTAAGGCTGACTCAGGTATTTAATGTTTTACTGAGATCTGACCAAGGAAGCAGCTGACATGCTGAATCTCTTAACCAATaccattttaattatttttagttcaTTTACCTAAGCACAGGATTTTCTTATAactagaaaaatattctttacaCAGTAAATGTAAGCAGGTGTTCTTTTACATAGATGATTAAATCAAACATCTTTGTAGCTCATTAATGTAGCTCATTATTAACTTAGACCTGGTAGCTTTTTAACACTAGTCTCTGATATCAGTACAAGTTGGGTGACTTCTTTTGGACACGGACTTCCTCTCATTTTTATTAAGCAAGGCTGTTAATTGATTACAGTCCGTACTGACAGATTCTTTAATACTGAGTTCTAGCAATCATCTCCCCAGAATGAGCGAATACCAAAAAGCTTTAGGGATGCATGACATTACACGTGAATTGGTGGTCTGGGAGTGCCGTAACATCTTAAGTCTTTTATTTCAGTTGGAGCACTGTGGTTGCTGAGcataaaaaatcaaattatttctgaTAAAAAATACCGTTATGGAGCTTTATGGACTCCCTGAATttgcagggggtggggggaaaaaagctgtCCCAAAGTATAAATGTGAACTTTACATAAAGATTTGGAGCACTGTTAGTGTTTTGACGCTTAGGCTCTCTGTGAATGTAACTTTATGAGGTAATAGCAGTGTTTTGACATTGGATTAAATTGCAGAATTATCATGCAAATAGCATACATCTCATCTAATTtaataaaaccagaaacaaagaGTTTATTGGGTTACAGGATCAGGGTTTGGAAGTGGAGAGTGGGAGTTAGAAGATCAAAGGCAGAAGGGCTTGCaagaaaaattttgaaaattaaaatcatGTATTTTACCTATCACGTGGTTTGTCTTTTATTTGGTGATTATCCATGGACTGCAGTAGAACACAGTAATTTACTAATTTTGTTCTAATTTGGGTTCAGTGCAGGTCAgtctgctctgcagagggaacTAGAGACCATGAGAACTGGAACTGCATACTTCTGATGCACATCAGTTCTCTCTTCCTTTGACCAAATTTGAATCCGTTACTGTGGAGAACCACATGTTCTGCTGGTCTGGCTCATGGTTTAGGGAAGTATGACTCAGGgcatgtgctgggctgggtgctTGGGAGATCTGTGAGAGCCGGCATCCGGAGTTGCTGCCTCACTGGCTGCGCTTCTCAGTTATGAGAGGTTGCGCTTATCAATTATGTAAGGCGTCTGTGTGTAGTGTAACATAATTGTATCTGAATTGGTGTGGAGTGGCAGCTTGAAAGCACCCAAGGGCAAAACTAGTACGGAGATGCTGGTAGCATTTTGTTCTTTCGTTTGATCTTTGCATCATTAAATCACACGCTAGAAAGTCATGGACACCCctctttgtatttctttgtgAGGTTTTCATTTACTGTCTCAGTTATGGTGTAACTGGGTATTATTTTACATTCACGTAGGACTCACTGTGAAGTAAGTATCTTTAGGCTGTGAGAGAGGTGTTATATATAAAGATGTAAAATTGTATTCTAATACTTTCTTATGACGGGGAATGAGAACTATAAAATTGCATATAGCCTGGTTCTGTCCTGAAGGTTTTTGCAGAGGAGTACTGCATTAGCATTCACAGTTTTATGGTAGTCAGGTGACTTTTTGACCTCTCtgcttatttgttttcagattacagtcctcagaagagaaaaactTACTTCTTGTCAGATTATcgataaaaagataaaaatgtgtATGCAGGAGCAATGTGGAAGGAACCTTCCTTGTTTCAGAACAGTATCGTGAGTTTTATTTCATAGATTTGTTTTGCTGTCTTTTGCAGTGCAAAGGAAATGAAGATGGAGAAACAGTTATTGTTGAAAAAGACCATTTTATGGATGACTTCTTCCAACAGGTGTTTTTTGTAATCTTTATGTACTCTTCATTATACATTCTGCATTTCTCAGTTATTTTTGCTATTAGCGTAATTTTGAAAGTAAGCCATCTCATGGGCACCTCTTATCACGTATTTCTTGCTTCAATAAATATCATGTTCCTATTCCATACAATGTAGCAAACTACGGGGAAGATTCTGTTTTAACAAATAATTGAAGACATTGGAGTTTGATTTCTTGTGTGCCCCCCTGCTATGTTTTCCTGTCACATAAAAGTTCATCATGGTACATAAAAGTATGCATatgattttttggttttgtttgtttttaaagaaaaaaagtaagttaTTTAAATGTTCACAGATAACTacttgttgtggtttaacccagctggcagctaaacaccacacagtcATTTGCTCAcccacccccctccctctctgggatgggggagagaaacggaaAAGTAAAGCCTGTGatttgagataaagacagtctattaagacaggaaaataataataaaaataatgatgataatagtagtactactaataatgtgcacaaaacaagtgatgcacaatgcaattgctcaccacctgctgaccgatgcccagcctattcCCGAGCAGCcggccccccaccccagctagccacccctatgtattgtttagcatgatgtcagatggtatggaatacccctgtggccagtttgggtcagctgtcctgggtctgtcccctcccagctcttgctggtggccagtctgcccgctggcaggacagagcgagaagctgaaaagtccttggcttggtgtaagcactgctctgcaacaattaaaacatcagcatgttatcagcactctccTCATCCTAATCCAGAACAtagcccccagcagctgctaggaggaaaattaactctgtcctaactgaaaccaggacactacTGAGTGTCTGAGATTGATATGCTGAGATTTCTGTCAAATATTGTCTAGTCttgcaattaaatattttgattttcattaCCAAAGacgcattaaaaaaaaaaagccttcaaataccatattttaattctttcattgCCACATTTATCTTTTAGGTTGAGGAACTTAGAAATAATATAGCAAAAATAGCACACAATGTGGAAGAAGtaaaaaagcagcacagcattATCCTGTCAGCACCAAATCCTGAAGGAAGTGAGTATCGCTTTTTTAGATTTCAAGTATACATGACTAGATTTTCTGAaatcaattttgttttgtttagttaaGTTTTACTCTGACAGATAGCTGTTCTCAACCCTTCTTACTTTAAGGCATGCCTAAGTTTGTGCGCAGGGTATAATgaacagggaagaaaagacTCAGTGTCATTTTAGCAGAATGTCTCAACAGTAacctctttttttgttcttactgaTGAAAACCAAACTGTGGttgttaattcttttttttttttttttccttcctgtatcTTCTTCATCTGTTTGTAGGTGGGCATGTGTGTGTCTTATTGACAGTGATTTTGCTAACTGATTCTATATGACTTAAAAAGCAATGACCCTCAGGTTAATAAGGGTTAGTAATTGATCTGATTGAGAGCAATTTTTATCACAACCacagaaatgcatttgaatTGTGTGGGGACATGATATTGCTCTTGTGAATCTGGTGTCTTCAGGAACTCCAATAACAGATCTAGTTAAGTGCTTCATGAATATGCGtagtatttttcagaaaatataggTAGTGTGTGATACAATTAcgtttttttaaaagttaaaagcaaTGAGTCCATGATAAACTACAGGACTGTCACTTGAAAGACTTaactgaatttcttccttatgacCAACAAAGAAATATTACCATGAAATTATGTTAAGAAAAGgcacaaaatattttacctgGTTTAGGTGGTGATTTGGGAATAACATTTCCCAGGGCCTGTTACAAGAGATAGGAATCTGGTAGTAAGATTTAAAATACCTGGGAATATCATAAGCTTCTCAGTATGATTATGCTATATTGCAGGGTTGAGTTATACGTGATCCATGGCTTGCTTGAGCTACGTTGGTAGTTCAGTGTTCAAGGTGATGTATTTAATGATGTCAACAATGCAATTTTTCTGTTGCTaatttcaaaaaacatttttaatgtgaagATCTATTTTTGACAAGACCTGAAGAAAGATTGCAGTGGTACAGTCTCCACCAATACAATTGCTGGATCTGGATTTTATGGTTCCCTTCTAAGTCACTTCAGTGGGCAACATCAGCTTTGCTCCAAATGCTGATAGTTGCCCCTGCACAAACAGGTGCTGCAGTGACCTTTCAGTGGCCACCACATTCTGCTGAGAGAAAGGAGTACAGGCAGCTGTAAACTAGTAAAGCAGGATGAATGTCACCAGGGAATTGAGATTAAAGAATATGATAAAAGGATCAGAGAGGTACCAAAGCAATAAGTGTTGTATCACAGAGTAgtttatgatttcttttttttttcttcccaaatagAATGGAAGAAAGTTAAGAACTTTCAGTTAAGAACTTAAGTCACTTACTAATTAACTGTGTTTCCCCTGGTCGTATATAGTGTCCAGAAATGATGACTTGAATGTCTTTTGAGAAGGCAACTCACTGATTTGTTATCAAACATCAACAgtactggttttattttttttaaggaacaaaAGAAGAACTCGAAGAATTAaatgaggaaataaagaagATCGCTAATAAAATCCGAGCCAGGTTAAAGGGTAAGTTGAGGGGAGAAATAAAACTGCTATCACTCATAACATATTCAGGATGTTAGTGGTGTTAGAGTTAATGGCCTTCTAAAACTTAACTCtattatgtatgtataaattACCTTGTACAACTCCTGCCAGGTAGTTCctaaattttaagaaaatcttaagaaaatttagtgtatttattcattcattaaGCCTTGAATACAAAATGTTCAACTTTTTGCACTAGTGTTTATACAGATCTGGTTTTTTGTCTACTTACATAATTTGGAATTCCGTAACTCAACTCCTTTCATTCAGGCTAAGTAATTTTGCTATGGGTTTTCCCTGCAGTAGTGCCCTGTTCAGTatgcattttgaaatacattgaCAGTTTGAGTATTACTCATTACACTTAGTGTGCGTTTTTGTTGTGTTAGTCTTCCATAAGCACCAGGGTGTGTTTACCTGTTATGTTTTTATCACTTAAAATTTAAGAGCAGTCCTATTTTGTTAGACCTTTTGAACTGCTCCTAGAGTAATAGATGTTAGTGTGACTCTTAATAGTATTGAAGTAGCTACTGTTTTAAGATCTATACACAATAGAATTATAGAACCTATTTAAAACATATATGGATTTCACTGCCCCCACactacacacacatgcatatggAAGAAAAGTTAAATGTCTTTGTGGGGAGCCTTGTACATGAGAAAAGTAATAATTAGTAGTATTTACCAAATAACTTTGAGGTGCGGTATTATTAAATTTGCTATATCAAATGTTGACTCAATATTCTTGTATTTGCTATTAGCTATTGAACAAACTTTTGATCAGGGTGAAAATGCTAATCGGACATCAGTGGATCTCAGGATAAGAAAAACACAGGTATGACaatttaagaaatgtaaagAACATAAAAGGATGCTATTATATCAGTGAATGAGTTGCACTTTTTGGAAATAATTCAGGACCCCATGTTCTGTTCTGTTGACACTTAAATACAGTTTTCAGTTGTTGTGCAGTCATATTTGCTGtactaagaataaaataaactttttgcacatttttaaatCCTGTAAAAACAGCACTCTGTATTAGCTCACAAGTTTGTGGAGGTCATGACAGAATACAACGAGACCCAATCTCTTTTTCGAGAACGCAGCAAAGGTCGGATACAGAGACAATTAGAGATAAGTAAGTGACCTGAAtacacttcttttttaaaataaataaattttaaatgtattgttATACCTCCATTGTTTCTTATTACTTAAAGTTAGTACAAAACATCATGCATCTTGGACACCACCTTTAAGCATGTGAATGGGAGGGGAAA from Anas platyrhynchos isolate ZD024472 breed Pekin duck chromosome 16, IASCAAS_PekinDuck_T2T, whole genome shotgun sequence includes:
- the STX2 gene encoding syntaxin-2 isoform X2 — encoded protein: MKDRLADLQECKGNEDGETVIVEKDHFMDDFFQQVEELRNNIAKIAHNVEEVKKQHSIILSAPNPEGRTKEELEELNEEIKKIANKIRARLKAIEQTFDQGENANRTSVDLRIRKTQHSVLAHKFVEVMTEYNETQSLFRERSKGRIQRQLEITGKTTTDEELEEMLESGNPSIFTSDIISDSQITRQALNEIESRHKDIMKLESSIRELHEMFMDMAMFVETQGEMINNIEKNVMNASDYVEHAKEETKKAVKYQSKARRKLIFIIICVTVLLLILGIILATTLS